The nucleotide sequence TGCTATTTCGGCAGTTGAATTTTTGGCTCCTTTTTTGCCGGACGGTATAATATTATTTTTTTTCCAATCACCTGGACCACCAGGGAGTGTGTACGCTCTGCCACTGTATCGGCTATTTCATTTGGGTCGTCGAAACAGTTTTTTAATACGGAGAGTTTTATCAGTTCTCTTTTTTCCAGCGCTTCGTCCACTGCAGCTACAAGTTCCGGCGTCAAGCTTGATTTTCCAACCTGGAAAATGGCGTCCTGGCTGCTGGCCAGACTTTTTAAATATGCGCGCTGCTTACTTGTTATATTCATGGCATATCCTTTCTGAAGCCTTATTTATAGTAATCAAATTCCAGACCGTACATCCGTACGGTATCTCCTTCGGAAATTCCGGCGTTTTCCAGGTCTTCCAGGATTCCCTGTTCCCGCAGAAATTTCTGAAAAAACAGAAATCCCTTTTCTGAATCAATATTGGTATATCCAAGCATTTTTTCAATTTTCGGGCCTTCTACCACATAGACATTATTTTCCACGTCATATTCCACAGTGCAGGCTTCTTCCTGGAATATGGCGGTTTCCGGAAAGAACTCCTGTTCATAGACAATGGGAGTATCATCCATGCCGGAAAGAAGGTCATTGACATAATACAGTAATTCCTTTAATCCCTGTCCGCTGACGGCAGATATGGGAAAAACGCGGATTCCCTGAGATTCAAATTCTGCTTTTAACAGAGGGATGGCACTTTCTGATTCATCATAAATGGCGTCCGTTTTATTTGCGGCAATAACCTGAGGTTTTTTCAAGAGCTGGGGATTGTAATTTTCCAGTTCCCGATTGATGGCATAAATATCTGCCACAGGATCTCTTCCCTCTACGGAAGCGGCGTCCACCATATGAATCATAACGCGGGTCCGCTCGATATGCTTCAGGAAAGCATGGCCCAGTCCTACTCCTTCGGAAGCTCCCTCAATTAAACCGGGAATGTCTGCAATCACAAATCCTCCGGCGTCTTCCAGATCAACTACACCCAGATTGGGATTTAAAGTGGTAAAATGGTAATTTGCAATTTTAGGCCGGGCATTGGTCACACGGGCTAACAGTGTGGATTTTCCCACATTGGGAAATCCAACCAGTCCCACGTCCGCAATCACTTTCAGCTCCAGACGGACTTCCAGTTCCATACCGGGCTGTCCGGGCTGGGCATATTTCGGCGCCTGCATGGTGGCGGTGGCATAATGCTGATTTCCCAGTCCGCCTCTGCCGCCTTTCAGAATAATCTGGCGTTTGTTTTCTCCGGACATATCGGCGATGACTTTGTCGCTTTCTGCGTCGCGGATGATGGTTCCGGCAGGTACTTTGACAATCAGGTCTTCCCCGTTTTTGCCGTGGCAGTTGCGTTTCCTGCCGTCCTCGCCGTTCTCCGCTGCGTATTTCCGCCGGTGTCTGAAATCGGTGAGGGTATTCAGCCCTTCGTCTACCTGAAAAATCAGGTTACCTCCATGGCCTCCGTCACCGCCGTCCGGCCCGCCGTTAGGAACGTATTTTTCTCGTCGGAAAGAGACATGCCCATTGCCGCCTTTCCCTGATTTTATTATAATTTTTGCACTGTCTGCAAACATGGTTTATACCTCATAATTGTGATAAAAACAGCCGTATGAAAAGAATAGACCCGGCTATTCAGTCGAGTCTATCAGTGGTATCATGCAGTCTACTGTTCGTTGCCTGCTACTGGATATACGGAAGCCTGTTTTTTATCTCTTCCTTTTCTTTCAAATCTCAGAACGCCGTCAACCTTGGCGAATAATGTATCATCTCCGCCCTTTCCAACATTCACCCCAGGATGAATTCTGGTTCCGCGCTGTCTGTATAAAATATTTCCAGCCTTGACAAACTGTCCGTCAGCTCTTTTTGCACCCAACCGTTTAGATTCGGAATCTCTGCCGTTCTTGGTAGAACCAACTCCCTTTTTATGAGCGAAAAACTGAAGATTCATATTCAACATGTTCTACACCTCCTCGAATGTAAGCGAAACATACTTTTTGCCGTAATTTTTCTGTATTCCCTGTAAACCCAGAACCAGTGAACGGAGCAACAGCAGGGAGCTTTCAGAG is from Lachnospiraceae bacterium JLR.KK002 and encodes:
- the yhbY gene encoding ribosome assembly RNA-binding protein YhbY, with amino-acid sequence MNITSKQRAYLKSLASSQDAIFQVGKSSLTPELVAAVDEALEKRELIKLSVLKNCFDDPNEIADTVAERTHSLVVQVIGKKIILYRPAKKEPKIQLPK
- the rpmA gene encoding 50S ribosomal protein L27 encodes the protein MLNMNLQFFAHKKGVGSTKNGRDSESKRLGAKRADGQFVKAGNILYRQRGTRIHPGVNVGKGGDDTLFAKVDGVLRFERKGRDKKQASVYPVAGNEQ
- the obgE gene encoding GTPase ObgE, translated to MFADSAKIIIKSGKGGNGHVSFRREKYVPNGGPDGGDGGHGGNLIFQVDEGLNTLTDFRHRRKYAAENGEDGRKRNCHGKNGEDLIVKVPAGTIIRDAESDKVIADMSGENKRQIILKGGRGGLGNQHYATATMQAPKYAQPGQPGMELEVRLELKVIADVGLVGFPNVGKSTLLARVTNARPKIANYHFTTLNPNLGVVDLEDAGGFVIADIPGLIEGASEGVGLGHAFLKHIERTRVMIHMVDAASVEGRDPVADIYAINRELENYNPQLLKKPQVIAANKTDAIYDESESAIPLLKAEFESQGIRVFPISAVSGQGLKELLYYVNDLLSGMDDTPIVYEQEFFPETAIFQEEACTVEYDVENNVYVVEGPKIEKMLGYTNIDSEKGFLFFQKFLREQGILEDLENAGISEGDTVRMYGLEFDYYK